The following coding sequences are from one Thermocrinis jamiesonii window:
- the moaA gene encoding GTP 3',8-cyclase MoaA: MTPSDKLGRELRDLRISLTDRCNLRCFFCMPEGQEYEFLKREEILSFEEIARVVRIVKNLGVKKVRLTGGEPLLRRHLEKLVGMIREEVEDIALTTNGLLLKEKIKDLFFAGLKRVTVSLPSLRDERLSRIVSRNVKVGQILEGIYKSIEIGVLVKVNMCVVKGVNEDEILDFVEFFRPLRVEVRFIEFMDVGNLNGWSLERVFSAKDILQTISSHYKVQPLGRSKKGETANRFSLEDGYTFGIIASVTEPFCGECNRLRLTADGKLLTCLFASKGYDLKSLLRAGVEDSQIENFIRTVWENRSDKYSEERLELLKKGIKPKKIEMFKIGG; the protein is encoded by the coding sequence ATGACACCCTCCGACAAACTTGGAAGAGAGCTTAGGGATCTGAGAATATCCCTAACCGACAGGTGTAATCTTAGGTGCTTTTTTTGTATGCCCGAAGGGCAAGAATACGAGTTTCTTAAAAGGGAAGAAATACTGAGCTTTGAAGAGATAGCAAGGGTTGTGCGTATAGTGAAGAACCTTGGAGTAAAAAAGGTAAGACTCACTGGAGGTGAGCCTTTACTTAGAAGACACTTAGAAAAACTCGTAGGTATGATAAGGGAAGAGGTGGAGGATATAGCCCTTACAACCAATGGTCTTCTTTTGAAAGAAAAAATAAAAGATCTTTTCTTTGCTGGTTTGAAAAGGGTTACGGTAAGTCTTCCTTCACTCAGGGATGAAAGACTGTCTCGCATAGTGAGTAGGAATGTAAAGGTAGGTCAGATACTAGAAGGTATATACAAGTCTATTGAGATTGGGGTTTTAGTAAAGGTAAATATGTGTGTGGTGAAGGGTGTTAATGAGGATGAGATCTTGGACTTTGTGGAGTTTTTCAGACCGTTGAGAGTGGAGGTGAGGTTTATTGAGTTTATGGATGTGGGAAATCTTAACGGTTGGTCTTTGGAGAGGGTTTTTTCCGCAAAAGATATACTGCAAACTATATCAAGCCATTACAAAGTTCAGCCTTTGGGAAGGTCAAAAAAGGGTGAGACAGCGAATAGGTTCTCTTTGGAAGATGGCTACACCTTTGGCATAATAGCGTCTGTAACTGAGCCCTTTTGTGGCGAGTGCAATCGCCTTAGACTGACTGCAGATGGAAAGCTTCTGACCTGTCTGTTTGCTTCCAAAGGATACGATCTCAAAAGCCTTCTCAGAGCTGGAGTGGAAGACAGTCAAATAGAGAATTTTATAAGGACAGTTTGGGAAAATAGGAGCGATAAATATTCAGAGGAGAGACTTGAGCTGTTAAAGAAAGGTATAAAGCCTAAGAAGATTGAGATGTTCAAGATTGGGGGATAA
- a CDS encoding glycosyltransferase, with protein MLKVAHVVNTLSCGGAERVAINIYNCLKDKYENDFIIAKNIIKLSIDFIPKVIFNKKPPLPSFLYEKLLLYRLKETLKDYDIIISHLRDMNTRLSYLKSKNLIKSNLILVEHVTIECYSKKERRIIKNFYKYADLIIAVSDKVKDGLVKFFELDPSKIKVIYNGIDIKTINKLSEEYQPELKKPCIVSAGRLSDDKDFETLIKGVYYSKTKPYLYILGEGSKKSELENLIRNLKIEDKVFLVGFVKNPFPYIKNCDLYITSSIREAFPMSSLEAMALKKPIISTDVVPFAKHNFNSFVFKPKDYISLANYIDKLLSSEELRSFLSKNAYETAKEFSIESMCMQYRNLIQKIAIQ; from the coding sequence ATGCTAAAAGTAGCACACGTAGTTAATACTTTATCTTGCGGTGGAGCAGAAAGAGTAGCAATAAACATATACAACTGTCTTAAGGATAAATATGAAAATGATTTTATAATAGCAAAAAATATTATAAAACTAAGCATTGATTTTATACCAAAGGTAATTTTTAACAAAAAACCACCTCTTCCATCATTTTTATACGAAAAACTGCTGCTATACAGGCTTAAAGAAACCTTAAAAGATTACGACATTATAATATCTCACCTAAGAGATATGAATACAAGGCTTTCTTATTTAAAATCAAAGAATTTGATAAAATCTAACTTAATCCTTGTTGAACATGTTACTATTGAATGCTATTCAAAAAAGGAGAGAAGAATTATAAAAAATTTTTACAAGTATGCTGATTTAATAATAGCGGTTTCAGATAAAGTTAAAGATGGTTTGGTAAAATTTTTTGAATTAGATCCTAGCAAAATAAAGGTAATTTATAATGGTATTGATATAAAAACAATCAATAAACTGTCTGAAGAATATCAACCTGAGTTAAAAAAGCCTTGTATAGTATCAGCGGGAAGATTAAGTGATGATAAAGATTTTGAAACGTTGATAAAAGGTGTCTATTATTCTAAAACAAAACCATATCTTTACATACTTGGAGAAGGCAGTAAAAAAAGCGAGTTAGAAAATCTAATCAGAAATCTAAAAATAGAAGATAAAGTTTTTTTGGTAGGTTTTGTAAAGAATCCATTCCCGTATATTAAAAATTGTGATTTGTATATAACATCTTCTATAAGAGAAGCATTTCCAATGTCAAGTTTGGAAGCCATGGCTTTAAAAAAGCCTATCATCAGCACAGATGTTGTTCCGTTTGCAAAACATAATTTTAACAGTTTTGTTTTTAAGCCAAAAGATTACATTTCTCTTGCAAATTATATAGATAAGCTTCTATCCAGTGAAGAGTTAAGAAGTTTTCTGTCAAAAAATGCTTATGAAACAGCAAAGGAATTTTCCATTGAAAGTATGTGTATGCAGTATAGAAATTTGATACAAAAAATAGCTATACAATAA
- a CDS encoding peptidoglycan D,D-transpeptidase FtsI family protein, translated as MRLQKLSNTKIYLMVFLVSVGFLVIILRLIYIQLYGRTEYIERVVEKFPKATVERVPVYRGAIKDRKGVELAISLPTFSVFAFPQAVKNKEELARRLSAVLNQKEEEILKKLNSDRKFVWLARQVDREFLNYIKGVIKDTGNQSAVGLQEDYKRVYPHGYLASNLIGFVGAEGKGLEGIEYMLNDRLYSREVKKVFLYSPRVGRMALNLEEEEKDFTTRDVQLTIDFGIQVILEDIKQKIVKDWKPKRVALIVIDLNTGDILGIANYPHYDPNNFKKYPIQNRRNYAVTDLFEPGSVMKPFFVGLALDKGYVSFNYVVDTENGKAEFFGRTIRDVRPYDRLSIDQVIIKSSNIGTAKIARFLSKKDVEELFKSIHFNSSFGILPGEAKPRLPDFNYPANIIYASIGQGLAVNLLNLCVAFGGLATNQIVKPRIIYEPDKPKTVLTDKLFSEKVLSWLQKNMIRVVEEGTAVNAKSDYFTIAGKTGTAQKFDTKTGKYSMEKVVAYFVGYFPATNPKFVAGIMVDEPKGRAFGGTAAAPYFKELVERVAFYERLEPDKFHHKQ; from the coding sequence ATGCGCTTACAAAAATTAAGCAACACGAAGATATACCTTATGGTTTTCCTCGTCTCCGTAGGATTCTTGGTAATAATTCTCAGGCTGATTTACATCCAACTCTATGGGAGAACTGAATACATAGAAAGGGTCGTGGAGAAGTTTCCAAAGGCAACTGTAGAAAGGGTGCCGGTATACAGAGGAGCTATAAAAGACAGAAAGGGCGTAGAGTTGGCTATTAGCTTACCAACTTTTTCGGTATTTGCTTTTCCACAAGCCGTTAAAAATAAAGAGGAATTGGCAAGAAGGCTTTCTGCAGTGCTAAATCAAAAGGAAGAGGAAATATTAAAAAAGCTTAACTCTGATAGGAAGTTTGTGTGGCTGGCAAGACAGGTTGATAGGGAGTTTTTAAACTACATAAAGGGAGTCATAAAAGACACTGGAAATCAAAGTGCGGTTGGCTTGCAAGAAGATTACAAAAGGGTTTATCCTCATGGTTATTTAGCCAGTAATCTTATAGGTTTTGTTGGGGCAGAAGGAAAAGGTTTGGAGGGCATAGAGTATATGCTAAATGATAGGCTTTACTCAAGGGAGGTAAAGAAGGTTTTCCTCTACTCACCAAGGGTGGGAAGGATGGCTTTGAACCTTGAAGAGGAAGAAAAGGATTTCACAACAAGGGATGTTCAGCTGACTATAGATTTTGGTATTCAGGTTATCCTTGAGGACATTAAACAGAAGATAGTAAAGGATTGGAAACCTAAAAGGGTTGCTTTAATCGTAATAGACCTAAACACTGGAGATATTCTCGGCATAGCCAACTATCCCCATTATGACCCAAATAACTTTAAAAAATATCCTATTCAGAATAGGCGAAACTATGCGGTTACGGACCTTTTTGAACCTGGTTCGGTAATGAAACCCTTTTTTGTAGGACTTGCCTTAGATAAAGGATATGTAAGCTTTAACTACGTTGTGGATACAGAAAACGGAAAAGCGGAATTCTTCGGTAGAACAATAAGAGACGTTCGTCCTTACGACCGTCTTTCAATTGATCAAGTAATTATAAAATCTTCCAACATAGGAACTGCAAAGATAGCAAGGTTTTTGTCAAAGAAAGACGTGGAAGAACTCTTTAAAAGTATCCACTTTAATTCCTCCTTTGGTATTTTGCCAGGAGAAGCAAAGCCAAGGCTTCCTGACTTTAACTATCCTGCCAACATAATATACGCCAGCATTGGACAGGGTTTGGCTGTCAACCTTCTTAATTTATGCGTAGCCTTTGGAGGACTTGCCACCAACCAGATCGTAAAGCCACGCATAATATACGAACCAGATAAACCAAAAACTGTCCTCACCGATAAACTTTTTTCCGAGAAAGTGTTAAGTTGGTTACAAAAAAATATGATTAGAGTTGTGGAGGAAGGAACCGCAGTAAATGCTAAATCGGACTACTTTACCATAGCGGGCAAAACAGGTACTGCTCAGAAGTTTGATACAAAAACAGGGAAATACTCCATGGAGAAGGTTGTTGCCTACTTCGTGGGATACTTTCCTGCTACCAATCCAAAGTTTGTGGCTGGCATAATGGTAGATGAACCAAAGGGAAGAGCATTTGGTGGAACTGCAGCTGCACCGTATTTTAAAGAACTGGTTGAAAGGGTAGCCTTTTACGAGAGGTTAGAACCCGATAAGTTCCACCACAAACAGTAG
- the carA gene encoding glutamine-hydrolyzing carbamoyl-phosphate synthase small subunit, with protein MKRAILALEDGTYFVGYSFGAEGESLGEVVFNTSMTGYQEIITDPSYKGQIVVLTYTQIGNYGVNPEDVESDRIQVNGLVIKELSGIYSNWRATKGLDEYLKEYGVVGIWGIDTRALVKRIREKGAIKGIISTVDLNPKSLVEKAKNYADISELDLVKEVSTREIYHWRDGDWDLYKGYLRFEREKPVIAVIDFGVKRNILRRLVQEGARVVVIPPEDAHKNIEKLQPDAIFLSNGPGDPQRVVEGIRLVRAYMEKLPIMGICLGLQIIGLALGGKTFKLKFGHHGGNHPVKDLRTGRIHITAQNHNFAVDPDTLKEVQITHINLLDQTLEGFKHESLPIYCVQFHPEASPGPHDAFDVFKEFIQLSCAYKN; from the coding sequence ATGAAAAGAGCAATTTTAGCACTTGAAGATGGAACCTACTTTGTAGGATACTCCTTTGGAGCTGAAGGAGAAAGCTTGGGGGAGGTGGTATTTAATACCTCCATGACTGGCTATCAAGAAATAATTACAGACCCATCCTACAAGGGTCAGATTGTTGTCTTAACTTACACCCAAATAGGGAACTACGGCGTAAACCCAGAGGACGTAGAATCTGATAGGATTCAGGTAAACGGCTTAGTAATAAAAGAACTTTCGGGTATTTACAGCAACTGGAGGGCTACAAAAGGATTGGATGAATATCTTAAGGAATACGGAGTGGTTGGTATATGGGGCATAGATACAAGAGCTTTAGTAAAGAGGATAAGAGAAAAGGGAGCAATAAAGGGGATAATATCTACGGTGGACCTAAACCCAAAAAGCTTAGTTGAAAAAGCCAAGAACTATGCAGACATCTCTGAGTTGGACTTGGTAAAAGAAGTATCAACAAGGGAGATATATCACTGGAGAGATGGAGACTGGGATTTATACAAAGGATACCTTAGATTTGAGAGGGAAAAACCCGTCATAGCTGTAATAGATTTTGGCGTTAAAAGAAACATACTAAGAAGGCTTGTGCAAGAAGGAGCGCGTGTGGTAGTAATACCACCAGAAGATGCTCACAAAAATATAGAAAAACTTCAGCCAGATGCGATCTTTTTATCCAATGGTCCGGGAGATCCACAAAGGGTGGTGGAAGGTATAAGGCTTGTGAGGGCTTATATGGAAAAGTTGCCTATAATGGGTATATGCCTTGGGCTTCAAATAATAGGGTTGGCGCTGGGAGGGAAAACTTTCAAGCTCAAGTTTGGCCATCACGGCGGGAATCATCCTGTGAAGGACCTACGAACAGGCAGAATACATATAACCGCTCAAAATCACAATTTTGCGGTAGATCCAGACACATTAAAGGAAGTGCAAATTACCCATATAAACCTTCTTGATCAAACCTTAGAAGGTTTTAAGCACGAAAGCTTGCCAATCTATTGTGTTCAGTTTCATCCTGAGGCTTCCCCGGGACCACATGACGCCTTTGATGTTTTCAAAGAGTTCATCCAACTTTCATGCGCTTACAAAAATTAA
- the queF gene encoding preQ(1) synthase translates to MEKKYGEIAIEQAELETWENPSKERDYLIEITFPEFSCLCPRSGYPDYATIKIRYIPDQYIIELRSLKLWLNKFRNRYISHEQATNEIYQALEEKLKPKFLEVIGDFNPRGNVHTVIKVRSDQRY, encoded by the coding sequence ATGGAAAAAAAGTATGGAGAAATAGCCATAGAACAAGCTGAGTTGGAAACGTGGGAAAACCCCTCAAAGGAGAGGGACTATCTTATAGAGATAACCTTTCCTGAGTTTTCCTGTCTGTGTCCAAGGTCTGGCTATCCAGATTATGCTACCATAAAAATCAGATACATACCCGATCAATACATAATAGAGCTAAGATCCTTAAAGCTTTGGCTAAACAAGTTCAGAAACAGATACATATCCCACGAGCAGGCTACAAACGAAATATACCAAGCTTTAGAAGAAAAACTAAAACCTAAGTTCTTGGAGGTTATCGGGGACTTCAATCCAAGGGGAAATGTGCATACTGTAATCAAGGTTAGGAGTGATCAGCGTTACTGA
- a CDS encoding transglutaminaseTgpA domain-containing protein, which translates to MHYSILKKLLESPKGATLIWIYLSTGVGVFSLAEIADTLYLSLCILFILLGAIMDYKNSYPIKRILLNLLGIALTFYFAFQISLDNLVEPLSNLLLTLLGIKFLEEKKPRDMYQILLLSLLCLSLATLYNLSISFLIMLTFFSLLGITSLVFINAYKQNPKNFQPLEVFKYYSVISLSLFVAVLFLSVPFFVFLPRSHFPLFDVFGRSDGLKTGIASEVSLGKVGEIQQDNTVAFRVFGLSQDIKEPYWRVQVFDTYEGNRWISTLKESFSPLKGMGDISYTIILEPHYEDHLPMLDYPYSIGSLEGIKGQVFVRPGGAFRLSTNINRTIRYTATSISEPVLSYETLYDAYTEVPEDVPESIKRLAMELSKGVMDEEEKVQRVIKHFREGGYSYSLKLESYEGDPLEYFIFVSKKGNCEYYASATALILRIMGIPSRVVGGFKGAMWNNYGNYHIVTNSMAHVWVEAYIDGRWVRIDTTPSYQSPAIKRISSLALLKDAIVSFWYTNVVGFSVEKQISVFRTFGKGLKWSVKKENLKVVFKYILLVLLMTTFFYLVFLYYTELRKTPDNLYKRLVQVLESKEEPERLLEKFKGRDFYHYVEYIVRLYQRHKYSNYRVYPDEVERGYRALKEIKNKLSNADHS; encoded by the coding sequence ATGCATTACAGTATCTTAAAAAAGCTTCTTGAAAGTCCAAAGGGTGCCACTCTAATTTGGATATACCTTTCCACAGGTGTAGGCGTGTTTTCCTTAGCGGAAATAGCGGACACTCTTTATCTTTCCCTGTGTATCCTCTTCATTCTCCTTGGTGCCATTATGGATTACAAAAACTCTTATCCTATAAAGCGCATACTTTTGAACCTTTTGGGAATAGCACTTACTTTTTACTTTGCCTTCCAAATTAGCCTTGACAATCTTGTTGAACCCCTTTCTAATCTGCTTCTTACGCTCCTTGGGATTAAGTTTCTTGAAGAAAAAAAGCCAAGGGACATGTATCAGATCCTGCTCCTTAGCTTGCTATGCCTTTCCTTAGCTACCCTTTACAACCTATCCATCAGCTTTTTGATAATGCTTACGTTCTTTAGCCTTTTGGGTATCACCTCCCTTGTGTTTATAAATGCCTACAAGCAAAATCCCAAAAACTTTCAACCTTTAGAAGTTTTTAAATATTACTCAGTAATTTCTTTATCTCTTTTTGTAGCGGTTTTGTTTCTATCCGTTCCCTTCTTTGTTTTCCTCCCAAGGAGCCATTTTCCTCTCTTCGATGTCTTCGGCAGAAGTGATGGGCTAAAGACTGGTATAGCAAGCGAGGTATCTCTTGGAAAGGTAGGTGAGATACAACAGGACAACACAGTAGCCTTTAGGGTTTTTGGTCTGTCGCAGGACATAAAGGAACCTTACTGGAGGGTGCAGGTGTTTGACACTTACGAAGGAAACAGGTGGATTAGCACGCTTAAAGAAAGCTTTTCTCCTCTAAAAGGTATGGGAGATATCAGTTATACGATTATTTTGGAGCCACATTACGAGGACCACTTACCAATGCTAGATTATCCTTACAGTATAGGATCCTTAGAAGGCATAAAGGGACAGGTTTTTGTCCGTCCCGGCGGGGCTTTTAGGTTATCCACTAACATAAACAGGACTATAAGGTATACCGCAACCTCTATTTCTGAACCTGTTTTGAGTTATGAAACTCTTTACGATGCATATACTGAAGTGCCGGAGGATGTGCCAGAAAGCATAAAGAGGCTGGCAATGGAGTTAAGTAAAGGGGTGATGGATGAAGAGGAAAAAGTCCAAAGGGTGATAAAACACTTCAGGGAAGGAGGATACAGCTATAGCTTAAAGTTAGAAAGCTACGAAGGGGATCCTCTTGAATACTTTATTTTTGTGTCTAAGAAGGGTAACTGCGAGTATTACGCAAGCGCCACCGCCCTTATACTTAGGATCATGGGCATACCTTCAAGGGTGGTGGGAGGTTTTAAAGGAGCTATGTGGAACAACTATGGAAACTATCACATTGTAACCAATTCAATGGCACATGTTTGGGTAGAAGCATACATAGATGGCAGATGGGTCAGAATAGACACTACCCCAAGTTATCAATCTCCAGCAATTAAACGTATATCAAGTCTTGCATTGCTAAAGGATGCTATTGTTTCTTTTTGGTATACCAACGTAGTGGGTTTTTCCGTAGAAAAGCAGATAAGTGTTTTTAGAACCTTTGGAAAGGGGCTTAAGTGGAGTGTAAAGAAGGAAAATCTAAAAGTGGTATTTAAGTATATCCTTTTAGTTCTTTTGATGACCACATTCTTTTACTTGGTTTTCTTGTACTATACAGAGCTTAGAAAGACGCCGGATAACCTGTATAAAAGGCTTGTGCAAGTCTTAGAGTCGAAGGAAGAGCCAGAAAGACTGCTGGAAAAGTTCAAAGGAAGGGACTTTTACCATTACGTAGAATACATAGTTAGACTTTACCAAAGGCACAAGTATTCTAATTATAGGGTTTATCCCGATGAAGTAGAAAGGGGCTACAGGGCTTTAAAGGAGATAAAGAATAAACTCAGTAACGCTGATCACTCCTAA
- a CDS encoding HD domain-containing protein, with amino-acid sequence MFKEISDPIHQFIRVYPDELEILDTFTFQRLRYVKQLGVTYMVFPSAQHTRFEHSLGVMNLAESIYVGLGYKDKKLMKVIRLAGLLHDVGHPPFSHTTEVLLGDKSHEKVGKELVLSGELNERLKKVGFSQEDIELLVRLAFKEPKDEEERVLSHIITGELGADRMDYLRRDAYFCGTSYGFFDYGRILGHLERINGKECVNKSAIRALESFFLGRFFMYTQVYFHKVVRILSIHLLELIKDYMEKGLFSKEKFHQLTDADLIGLALKEKNNPLVRRLFLREHFREVFSTNNWDEYRQVKEFLKEKLDERELRFDEAEKNVMDEEFYLNYDGVLKGLKEVSPLMKNLQKIRIYRIYVEPRLKSHALQYLKKAS; translated from the coding sequence ATGTTTAAAGAAATATCGGACCCAATCCATCAATTCATAAGGGTCTATCCTGATGAGTTAGAAATTCTGGATACCTTTACTTTTCAAAGGTTGAGGTATGTAAAACAACTGGGTGTTACATACATGGTTTTCCCTTCCGCACAGCACACAAGGTTTGAGCATTCCTTGGGTGTGATGAATTTAGCGGAGAGCATATACGTGGGACTTGGTTATAAGGATAAAAAACTTATGAAAGTTATAAGATTGGCTGGTTTGTTGCACGATGTGGGCCATCCACCCTTTTCCCATACTACAGAAGTACTTCTGGGGGATAAAAGCCATGAAAAAGTAGGAAAGGAGCTTGTACTGTCGGGTGAGCTAAACGAAAGATTGAAAAAAGTTGGTTTTTCTCAGGAAGATATAGAACTTCTCGTTAGGCTTGCATTTAAGGAACCAAAGGACGAAGAAGAAAGGGTCCTATCCCACATTATAACAGGAGAGTTAGGAGCGGATAGGATGGATTATCTCAGAAGGGATGCTTATTTTTGTGGTACCTCTTACGGTTTTTTTGATTACGGTAGAATACTTGGTCATTTGGAAAGAATAAATGGTAAAGAATGCGTAAATAAAAGCGCCATAAGAGCTTTGGAGAGTTTTTTCTTAGGGAGATTTTTCATGTATACGCAGGTTTATTTTCATAAGGTTGTTCGCATTCTAAGCATACATTTGCTGGAGCTTATAAAGGATTACATGGAAAAGGGGCTTTTTTCCAAAGAAAAGTTTCATCAGCTAACGGATGCGGACCTAATAGGATTGGCTTTGAAGGAAAAGAATAACCCTTTGGTAAGAAGGCTCTTTTTAAGGGAACACTTTAGGGAGGTTTTTAGCACGAATAATTGGGATGAATACAGGCAAGTTAAAGAATTCCTGAAAGAGAAGTTGGACGAAAGGGAGCTAAGATTTGATGAAGCAGAAAAGAACGTGATGGACGAAGAGTTTTACCTTAACTACGATGGTGTTTTGAAAGGGCTAAAAGAAGTATCCCCGCTTATGAAAAACTTGCAAAAAATAAGGATATACAGAATATACGTAGAGCCCCGGTTAAAAAGCCATGCATTACAGTATCTTAAAAAAGCTTCTTGA